The following proteins are encoded in a genomic region of Saccharopolyspora antimicrobica:
- a CDS encoding MaoC family dehydratase, producing the protein MTLAGTRSLAEVAIGDALPEERIEVTPTFVVSTAIATRDFQDVHHDRDLAVAKGSKDIFINILTTTGLVQRYVTDWAGPEALVRGVAIKLGVPCYAYEELALHGQVLERDGAVLVVEVLGRNSLGTHVSGTVRVELPEVAG; encoded by the coding sequence ATGACACTCGCTGGGACGAGATCGCTTGCCGAGGTCGCTATCGGCGACGCCCTGCCGGAGGAGCGGATCGAGGTCACGCCGACGTTCGTGGTCAGCACGGCCATCGCCACGCGCGACTTCCAGGACGTCCACCACGACCGGGACCTGGCGGTGGCCAAGGGCTCGAAGGACATCTTCATCAACATCCTCACCACGACCGGCCTGGTGCAGCGCTACGTGACCGACTGGGCGGGCCCGGAGGCACTGGTGCGCGGCGTGGCGATCAAGCTCGGCGTGCCCTGCTACGCCTACGAGGAACTGGCGCTGCACGGCCAGGTGCTGGAGCGCGACGGTGCGGTGCTGGTCGTGGAGGTGCTGGGGCGCAACAGCCTGGGCACGCACGTCAGCGGAACCGTCCGGGTCGAACTGCCGGAGGTGGCGGGATGA